In Rhodococcus pseudokoreensis, the DNA window CCCGCGCCCGGTGTGCCCGATATACAGGCCGAGAGGAATTGCGATCAGCGCCGCGGCGAACAGGGCGAGGAACGTGTACATCAGGTGCTGGAGGAGCAGTGCCGGAATACCTTCGGGCCCTGTCCAATGGGCACCGTCGAGCAGAAAGTCGATCATGAGGTGACCACCTTCGGGGTCCACGGGGTGAGTAGCCGGTTCGCGAGCACGATGAGGAGGTCGAGAACCAGTGCCAGCAGCAGACTGAGCGCGATACCGGCGATGATGGGTGTGTAGAAACGCAACTGGAAACCCTGGGTGAACAGCGAACCGATCTGCGGGATCCCGAGCAGAGCGGCGAGCGAGACCAGGCTGACGTTCGACACCACGGCCACCCGCAGTCCCGCGCAGATCACGGGAACACCCACCGGGAGCTGAACTTTGAGCAGCGTCTGATACGGCCGGTAGCCCATCGCCGTCGCGGCGAGCACGGTTTCCTGGGGCACCGAGTCGAGGGCGTCGGCGACGACGCGGACCAGCATGGCGACGGTGTAGATCGTCAGGGCGACGATGATGTTCATCGGATCGAGGATCTTCGTCCCGAGGATCGGTGGCAGCAGGACGAACAGGGCGAGCGACGGGATCGTGTAGAGCAGACCGGCGGTCCCGACCACGTACGGGTTGATCCGGCGATTGCGGTGCGCGAGCCAGCCGATGGGCAACGCGACGATCACGCCGACGACGATCGGCACGAGGGAGAGCAGGATGTGCCAGCCGACGAGTTCGACGATGCGGTCGGACTGGCGGCCCAGCCATTCGAAGTTCATCGGGCCACCGCCCCCGCGAGATCCGCCGACTCGATCGCTGCCACGGCCGCGTGAGCCGTCACGGTGCCGACGAGTACCCCGTCGCCGTCGACGACCACACCCCGCTTGCTCGGTGCGGACAGGGCGGCGTCGAGCAGCGCCCGCATCGTCCCGTGTGCGTCGGCGACCGTGCCGCTGAGATTCACGTCGTCCGGGCGAATGCTGCCGACGACGTTCGCCGGCTGAACCCACCCGATCGGCTTGTTCGCCGGGTCGACGATGAGAAGCCAGTCGTCGGACGCCCGCGCGAGGGCCTCGCTCGCCGAATCGCCCAGACGGGCAACGGGTTCGGCGACCGTCTCCACGCGACCGTCGAGGTTCGCGAAACCCAGCGACCGGTAGCCGCGGTCGCGTCCGACGAAATCGGCGACGAACTCGTCGGCGGGCTCGGTCAGCAACTCCAGGGGAGTGGCCGCCTGCGCCAGGACTCCGCCGGTCCGTAACACGACCACCTGGTCGCCGAGTTTGAGCGCTTCGTCGATGTCGTGGGTGACGATGATGATCGTCTTGCCGATTTCTTTCTGCAGTCGGAGGAATTCGTCCTGCAACTGGCTCCGGACCACCGGGTCGACGGCACTGAACGGCTCGTCCATCAGCATGAACGCCGGATCCGCGGCGAGAGCGCGCGCGACCCCGACTCGCTGCTGCTGCCCACCCGAGAGCTGCCACGGATACCGGTCCGCGAAATGCGCGGCCAGGCCGACCGTCTCCAGCAGTTCCATGGCCCGGGTCCGGGCCTCCTTCTTCGTCTTCCCCAGCAGCTTCGGCATCGTCGCGACGTTGTCCACGATGGTGCGATGCGGGAACAGTCCGGCGTGCTGGATGACGTACCCGATCCGCCGGCGCAGCAGCGCCGGGTCCATATCCGCAGTGGATTCGCCGTCGAGGGAGATGGTTCCGGACGTCGGTTCGATCAACCTGTTGATCATGCGCAACGACGTCGTCTTGCCGCAGCCCGACGGACCGACGAGGGCCGTGATCTTGCCGCTGGGGCACTCGAGGTCCAGTTCGTTCACCGCTGTCGTGCCGTCCGGGTACGCCTTGGTGACTTTGTCGAATGTGATCATCCGCGTGCTACTTTCGTGTAGTCCGGGAGGTGAGGCGCCCGGAGGTTCGGTGTCGGTGGGACTGCTCTACCGAGCTGTGTCTTTCTCCGGATTCGGCAACTGTTCCAGGAACTTCACCGCAGCTTTCAGGT includes these proteins:
- a CDS encoding ABC transporter ATP-binding protein: MITFDKVTKAYPDGTTAVNELDLECPSGKITALVGPSGCGKTTSLRMINRLIEPTSGTISLDGESTADMDPALLRRRIGYVIQHAGLFPHRTIVDNVATMPKLLGKTKKEARTRAMELLETVGLAAHFADRYPWQLSGGQQQRVGVARALAADPAFMLMDEPFSAVDPVVRSQLQDEFLRLQKEIGKTIIIVTHDIDEALKLGDQVVVLRTGGVLAQAATPLELLTEPADEFVADFVGRDRGYRSLGFANLDGRVETVAEPVARLGDSASEALARASDDWLLIVDPANKPIGWVQPANVVGSIRPDDVNLSGTVADAHGTMRALLDAALSAPSKRGVVVDGDGVLVGTVTAHAAVAAIESADLAGAVAR
- a CDS encoding ABC transporter permease; its protein translation is MNFEWLGRQSDRIVELVGWHILLSLVPIVVGVIVALPIGWLAHRNRRINPYVVGTAGLLYTIPSLALFVLLPPILGTKILDPMNIIVALTIYTVAMLVRVVADALDSVPQETVLAATAMGYRPYQTLLKVQLPVGVPVICAGLRVAVVSNVSLVSLAALLGIPQIGSLFTQGFQLRFYTPIIAGIALSLLLALVLDLLIVLANRLLTPWTPKVVTS